The genomic region AATGCTTTTTTAACTTTATCTTCACCATCACTATCGTTAGCAATATTTTTAAGTTCAGTTCTCGATTTAATTAAATAGTTATAAATAACTAATAATTTTTCAATATCTAAACGAATATTTGTATTTAAAACATCAGCATTTTGAAGAATAAATTTTAGTTGTTCGTCTGTAGGAACATTATTAGGAGCAGGTGAGAAAGAAGTTACATCTATTTTCAATTCAGCAAATATGTTTCTTAATTTGCTAAAAAATTGTCAATCAGTTGCAAGTTTTTTTCTTGCATATACTTTAAAAATCTTTAGAAAATCTTTTCAAAGTTCACTTGAAGAGTTTAATAATGCTTCTTTAACTCTATCTTTTGGATTAGTTTGTGCAGAAGTAGCATATTTTGAAACATCTTCATTATAAATTTGATTTAAAATTCCGCTTGTTAAATCAAGCATAACTTGATTTTGAGTTAATTGTTTTTTAATTAATGACTTTTGGTAACCAGAATTATTTGAATTTGAATTATTTTTGCATGCAGCAGCAATTATAGGCAATGTAGCTAAAGGAGCTAACACTAGTGATGCTGATAATAATTTCTTATTTAATTTTCTCATATATAGTCCTTTATCTAATTTTTATTAATAAAATCTTGAATTGCTTTGTATAAATATTCGACCATACCATCATTCCAATATTTGCTATCATCATGGCCTTCGATATAGAATTTGTTGTTTCCATTTTTCTTAAAGTCAGCAATGATATTGTCATTAATTGATTTTTTAACATATTCAGCAAGTTTATTTGTTTTGTCATCCAATAGTTTTCCACGTGCTACTTCATTTAAAATACTTTCGTAGAATTTAACACTTTCAATAGCTTCATCATTAAATGATTTTTCAACTGAATTTAAGTCTTTATATTTTTGTTCCTTAATGTACTTAATAAAATCATCGTCATTTAGTAATTCTTTAACTTTGAAATCATCAGTAACTATATTTTTGAACATATTTTCAATATCTAAAACAGGTTGAGTATAATCAGGAGAATTTGTTTTAGATTTAATTTCTAAATCTCTTTTAATTAATTTTAAGATGTTATCAATTTTGTGATTTTGATCTGTTAATTTATCATAAACACTTAGTAGCTTAATTCCTGATGAAGTAACTTGAACATAATTACCATTTACTTTAATAATTGAATTAATTTTATTTGAAGTTGCAGATTCACCAAAAACAGATGCAAATACTTTTCCAGCTGCTTTTTCAAATTCATCTTTATCGAGTTCATCAATTCTTTTCTTTAGTAAGTTGTTAAATTTAGCATACTTAGTTGATTCAGCGGTGGTATAGTTAGATTTTGCAATTATTTTGCCATTATCATTAGCACTATTTGTTAAATAAGTGTATAACTCATGATATTGAGAACTTGCATCAGGTGCCTGCTTAAATAAAACTTCCTTGATTATTTTTGTTCTTAAGTCTTTAAATAAATCATCTTTAGTGTGTTCTTGAAATATAGATTTACCATCAGGCGTGTCTGTTTTCATAACCATTGATAATAATGGTAAATAATCTGCGGGATCTTTACCACTAAGTCTATTTTCTAAACTTTGGAACCCATTTGAACCATATTTAGCAGCATTCGAAGATGAAGAAGAAATATTTTTTAATGCTAATTCATCATTTTTAGCAGCTCTTATAGTTTCATCTTTTAAACTTGGGTCATCTAAAATTGGATTTAATCCTTTAAATTTGCTTAGTCTTTCAATACCTAAAGATAAAACATTATTTTCTGCACCATTTGTAGCATCATCATTGTAAACACCAAATTTAAATAATTTTGTAATTTCGTCTTTAGTAACAGTTCAAGGTTTATTTTCATCTTTTAAATTAGGTTTCGCAGCGAGTTGAAATGTAGATGTTAGCAATTGACCTTTTTTAAGTCAAGGTTCTAGGAATCTTCTTCTAATACTTTCACCTGATTTTTTAGCAGGAGTGCTAAGAGGATTTTTTAATGATGAAATATAAGATTTGGTTGTAAACATATTAACCTTATATTCGTCTTTTGTATTAACTTTAAGTTCTGAAGAATCAGCGGCAGGCAAGGTATAGTTTTCATTTTCTTTTGCAAAGAAATCTTGTAAATATAATGTTGAGCCTTTAACAAAATTGCCACCTTCACCATTTGGTTTTAAAGTAACATTTTTCTTTTGCCCATTGTATGTATAAGAAATATCGGAATTAGCAGTAATTCCATTTTTAACTTCAGAATATGTGAAGTCTTTGTTGTATTCAAAAGTATAACGCCTATTAGCATTAGTTTTTAATTTTTCAACTGTTCTATACTCAATTGCATCTGCTTTAGTTTTAGATTTTCCTCATTCAGATTTAGCCATTTCTTCATTTAATTTTTCTTCTCATTTTTTAGAATAACCATATTGTGTTTTTAGTTTTTCTTCTAAATCAGAAAATTCTTTTTGAGCTTTTTTCCTTACATCTTCAATTGAATCTAAAGCAAAATGTTTTTGATCAGCAGGCAATTTGTTTGCATTATAAATAGCTTCATATCAAAGTGAAGCTTCGCGTTCTTGTTCATATAAATATTTAATTAAATGCTTTTGCATTTCAGATGCTAAATGTCTTCTTTCATTAACATTAGAGTCTAATTTCTTAATATCTCCATATTTAACTTGGATTTTGTTTCCATTTGCATCTGTTTGTTCATATAAAACATCTTCATCTTTATAAATTGGATCTGGTGTTGGCAATGCTTTTTGTGCTTGAACAACAGGGACAGTAATTCCAGTTACTATTGCAGCAGTTAAAATAGTACCTCATACACTACCTAAAATAATTTTTTTTCTTTTTGCAGCCTGCTCAGTTGTTAAAACTACTTTAGCTTTTTTTTCTTTTTGTTTAATAGGCATTTTTATCCTCTTTTCTAAAAATAACTTATTTACAATTTTATTAAATAATTAATATATTTTAACATTTTTGCAAATTCTCTCCTTTTTAAATGCATATATATATGTATATAAAGCCAATTTACCAAATAAATATGGCAATTTCTCGCTTGTTGTTATAATAATAAATTAAGAAAATCTAATCTTAGGAGTTTGTTATTTATGAATGAAAATATTGTTTTACCAAAGGGCAAAAAAATGGAAATATTAGAAGAATTTATTACTATTTGTAATGAAAACAAAGTTTGATATTCACTTGATGAAGATAGTTTGCTTTTAGCTTATGCAAAAAATGACTTTAGTGAATATTTAGACAATTTCACTGTGATACTAACTTATGAATCCTATGAACTTTTAAAACAAAAATATCCCCAAAAATTTTTGGATAATTCAAAGCATTCACAATATTTTTCTTTGCAAATAAAATTTATGAATAATATTCAAAACATTTATGAATCTCAACCCTTTTTAGATATTAATTTATTACTACCTACCAAAATAAATAAACTTAATAAATTTATTACTTTTAGAAATAAATTAAAAAGCATCAAATGTGATTATTTATCTTACAATGAGACTAATATTAAAAAAATATCTAACAAAATTTATTGATGAAAATTGTTAGGTCTATATAAAACTTTATCTTATAAAACAATGATTAATGCAATTCATGACGAAAGTTTTGATGGCTATGTTGTAACAAATAAAATTGTTACTAGAAATTGAATTAACAAATGAATTCCTAATGTTTCATTTAAGATAAAAGAAATAGATTTTTTCGGTTTAAAAGTTAAAGCTTTATTTGAATATGAACCCTATTTAAGAAATATTTATGGTAAAGATTTTGAAAATTATATTATTCCTGAACCTAAATATAGACATTTAAATCCAATAGAACTTTGGAATTTAAATGCTTTAGAAAATTCAAACAATACAAAAACTAACGAGATAAAAATTCCTCAAGAAAATATAAAAGAAAGTGAAAAATAAAATCAGGTGTTACTACTTAAACTTATAAGTGTATAACCTGATTTTTTAATTATTCATACAATTTTCTTTTTTTAGAAAGAATTCTTATTAAATGAACAATACCTGTTGTGATTGCTAACAAGAACATAATAATTCAAGTAATAAAGATTAAAACTTGAACAATTCCTGTACTCAATGTTGATGCAGTTTGAACAATTTTGTAAATTGAGTACAAACCAACACCTAATCCAAATCCAGCAAAAAGAATTGTAATTCTTTGTGTTACTTTTGGAAATTCACGTTTAAATGATAAGCAAAAGATAACTAAGTTAAATATTAATGCAGTTAATCCACCAAATAAAAATGTGTAGTCTATTCAATTCATGATAATATTACTCCTTTAAATAAGTAACTAAATTTTACTATTAAAATAGTAAATTAGATAATTTTTATTGATTTGTAACTATTTCATCATCTAATAATGATTTTCTTTTTTGCTCAATAATTTCTTTAATATGACCATTTTCTAATGAAATTACTTTATCAGCTAAAACTGCAATATCAGGGTCATGTGAAACCATAATAATTGTTGCATTATAATCACGATTAATTTGTTGTAACAATTTTAAAACAATATGTCCTGTTTTTTCATCCAAAGCACCAGTTGGTTCATCGGCAACTATAATTTCACTATTTTTAGCAATAGCTCTTAAAATAGAAACACGTTGTTGTTGACCGCCAGACATTTGAGAAGGATATTTATACATACAATTTTCCAAATCAAATTGTTTAAATAAGTCTTTAATATTAAGTCTTTTTTTCTTATCAGCCTGTAGATAAGAGCCTGTTTCTACATTGTCATAACTATTTAAATTTTGAAGTAAGTTATAGTTTTGAAATATAAATGAAATATTTTGACGTCTAAACAAAGTTTGATAACGGTCTGATAAATAAGGCAAGTTAATGTTATTAACAATGACATCACCAGTTGATGGCCTATCCAATGCACTAATTATGTTTAATAATGTTGATTTACCAGAACCTGATTTTCCATATAAAATTGCGATTTCGCCACGTTTAATGCTAAAAGAAATTCCTTTTAAAACTTCTGTTGCAATATTACCCGAAAGATAAGTTTTTCTAACATCTTTAACTTCAACAATCATACCTTCAGAATTTTGCAATAAAGCATGATCATCTTTCTTTCTTGGACTATCATTTGCCTTCCTAACTTTCTTTAAGGTTTTATTATCCAAAATCTTGATATTAACATCATCATCAACAATGCTGTAAGGTTCTTTAGCTTTTGAAAGTCTAGTCCCTAATCCTTCTGTAATTGGAGTTTTTACGACAATGGTTTTTTCAACATTTTTAGATTTTTTTTGCTTTTTTAATTCTTTGTTATCTTTCTTTTCCATTACTATTTTCCTTTCAAAATATCAATAGGTTTTTCTTTGTTCAATGCTTTTCAAGTTGCAATCGAAGTAATTGTAAAGATTCCTAAACAAACTGCAGCTGATAATATTATGCTTGAAATTGATAATGATAATGGTAATACTGTTTGGCTTGTTGCTAACATAAAGTGATTAAATAATGCAATTAAACCATAAGTTACAGGAATCATTAACACACATGCCATTAAAATAATTGGAACAAAGTTAAAGAAGAATAAGAATACTCTTTCACTATTTGTATAACCTAAGACAGAAAATGTTGCAATTGATCTTTGATTTGAAGTAATCATAATATTAGTAATTACAACTAAGATAATAATTGCAATAATAAATGAAATAATAATAAATCAAGTTAAAACAGTGTTTGCTGTAGATGAAATTCCACTAATAAATCCAGCTTCAATATCCTTACTATCAACATTAAATGAAGAACCATACATTATGTTTTTACCATAAATTGATGATTGTTCACTACCAAAGAATTTAGTTAAAATCTCTCTAGCTGCTTTTAAATCAGAAGGATTTGGATTTAATGGAGTTGTGCGATAATATTCTAATTTAGCATCATCAACATTCATTAATTTTTTCAATGTTTCTTTGTAATCTAAATTAGTATTATGTGCTTCATTGTATGAATTAACAATATGTTCATAAACTGAAACAAATTTTTGAGAAGGATCTGAAACAAAGATTCTTCTAAAGAAATCTCATATCGAACTATCAGGTTCATTATCAACATCGTATGAAGACATAGCACCTCAATAGCCTAAAGAAGAATAAGTTGTTAAAGTGTCAATTGTTTGAACTGGTGTTTTGTCATTAGACAAAATTCCATTAAATGCTTCATATTTTTTATTAAATGCTTTGGTAATTTGTGCAGCATTTTTAGGATTTTTTAATAATAATGCTTGAAGTTCTTCTTTTCTAGCATCTTGAAGTCTTTTAGATAAAGTGTCATAACCTAAAATTTTGTCTAAAATGTCTTTTCTTGTGATAAATTCATTGTTAATATAAGTGTTAGAAATTCCAATAACTTTGAAAGTATATTTAGTTTTTGGTTTGTGAGATTCATCTAAATTCAATGATCTTCATGCAAATCTATCAACATGATTTAGCATTTCGGCACTAAGTTCAGAACCTTCACCTAAATTGAATTGTTTTGCGACAACTTGGTTAATTAATAATGGAATTGGTTCATTTTTGCTTCAATTATAATTAGCTAATTTTTTAGTTAAATCTTCACCATAAGCACTATACGCTCTAATAAATCTACTTTCAACATCATATCCATAAAAGCGATGGTTTTTGCCATTAATTTCAGTTGATGCGTAGGTATATTTTTCATTTGAGTTTTCATTCCAATAAATACCAGCAAATGAAACAAAGAAATCTAATAAATCAATTTTCTTGTATGCATTAACTAAGAAATTACGATATTCTTGACGATATTTAGCAGTTGTAACATCAATGGGTTTTAGATATTGTTGCAAGTTTGGATCTCATTCAACAAATTTGAATTTTTTGTTTTTAGCATCATCACTTGAGTCAATTCCATTCCCACTCATATAAGCAAAATAACTCTTTCTGTTAGTTAGATCTTCTAATTTTCCAGCTTTTTTGTCCGCTAAATATTTTTTAGGATCGATTACACAAATTTTGCCATCAGGGCCTGTATTATTTGCATTTGAGGTGAAAATATTTTGTGTTGCTTCCATTTTCGATAATACACGCTTGAAAATCTCAGCAATTCTAGCTCTTTGAGTTTCAGGCATATTTGCATATGTTATATCTCAAGGAGATAGTTCAACTGATAAATCCATTAAAATATCAAGTGATGATTTTGTTAAAACAGTTGGATCATATCTTCTTTGAATAACATCTGTGTTAAATGAATAACCAGGACGTAAGAAGTTCGGATTAGCATAATCTAATTGTGAACCTGAGGTTGTCGAGCTACCTCCTGCTAAATCATTAGGAACATATAAATATCTTTCAATATCATTTCGATTATAAGGAATATATGGCCCACCCTCAGTTGTTGGGGATTCTAAATCAAGTTTGTAACGATAATTTCTATGTTGATATGTTTGTGAAATAGATTTATTAAAAGTATTATTTGAAGACATAAAGAACATTGAAATTAAAGAAGTTGTTGAGAATGCTAACATTAATGAAATTAATTTTCAGAAGTTATTAATTGCCATTGCAAGTATGTATTTGAATTTAATTGTCGCACGTCTAAAGATTGAAGAAATTTTTTGAGAAATATTACCAATTGAAACTTCAACAAGTCCACTCATAAGTTCAATAGCTTTTCTTTTGACTGAAATTTGGGTAATAATAAATATTAATGCACTAACTGCAATCAATGGAATAATAATCGTAATTAACATCGTAAACCAATGGAATGGAATTGCAACATTCTGTAATGTTCAATAGCTTGAGAAAATATTCATTGTTGGTTTTTGTAATAACAGTCCGACAATATAACCAAATAAGCAGCCAACCCCAGTTGGAATTCAACCAAATGCACAGAATGATAAAGCAATTTCTGTTGTTTTATATCCTTGCGCACGCAATATTCCAATAACTTTATTTCTTGCTTCAATATATCTTTTGATAATGAAATAAACAATAAATGCAATTAAAACAATTAGTAAGGTAATTAGATAAATTGTTGCATTTCTAATTGTGTCAACAATTTTTCTAACTGTAATCACTCTAATCATACGTTCAGGATTGATCGGGTCAGTTTCGTTATTCAAATAAGCTTTTTTCGTATTTGAACCGGTAATTGATGAAACGAATTTGTTAAATTTATCTCTAAGTTCAGTAGGTGATTTACCTTTTTCATAGATAGTTTTGCCAAATTTACCTTTTTGGCTAGGTGCTTTTGTTAAAACATATTCTTTTAGTGCAAAAGTTGGATATGCAGAACGCATTCTATCAAAACCTTTTTGATTAACATATAAAAGCGCTTGATTTTTAGTATCAACTTGTAAATTTTCTTCATTTGTAACAGGATATAAATAATCAACGGTTGTTTCTTCACCAATAATTAAATATTCAATTGAGTTAATTTTGACTTTATATTTATCGGGTAATGATTTAATAAATCTTTCCATCTCAATTGGACTAGATAAATATTTTGAAACATCGCCTTGATAAACTTCTTTTTTATTTTTACTTAGATAGCCATAATTTACTTTAGCTAAATAAGCGCCTGCATCAGTATATGAAATGTAGTTATAAATTGAAATAGGTTCAATAATTCTTGCCAAAAGTTTTTTTAGCGCTTGAGTGATGTTAATATCTCATAAAATAAAGTCTTTGTCATCTTTGTCTTTAAATTTACGGTTAACAATATATGAGAAATATGACATATCTAAACGAATATTTGCATCACTTTGTTCTGATAAAATTTTACGGCTTGGAACAAATTTATCAAACAATGGGGTGATTAATTCTTGAATTTCTCTAGTAGATAAATTATTTAAATTACCAAATAGTTGTTTGATAGCATATGCAATATTTCCTTCATTTGGATTGTTTGATAATAAATATGATGCAAAAACTTGTGGAAATGACATCATAAGCAATGGATTTAATAATGCACGTGAGACATTTAAAACTGATAATATTTCAGAAGTCTTTGAAGAATCTAACGCTAATTTATATAGAAGTTCTAAATCATAATATGAATTTGCTAATGGTTGAAGTTTATTCGCATTTTCTGAAGGAAGAAATGATTTTACAAATTCTTTAATCACTGATAAGTAATTTGTTGGAATAGTTCCTTCAATATTTCCAGATTGAGAAGCAACATAACCTAAAGAATATGTAAATTCAGTTTTATGTTTTAGCAAAAGATTTTTAATATTTTCAATAGTTTTATCTTTAATACCATTATTCTTTAGATTAGTGAAGAAGTTTGTGAATTCAGAACCATTTTTAATTGCATTTTCTAATAATTTAGCTGCTAATGATGTTTCAGCATGCGCATATGCTAAACTTAATGTTTTTGAATTATATTGATTATCTGAACCTAAAATTCCAATTCCAGGGATTTTGTTGATAACTTTTTCATAATTTTTCATTAATGAAGCAATTTCATCTTTTTGGGTAAGTTCAAGTAGACCTTGTAAAATGTTTGAAATTTGAGCAAGGGTTAAATCCCTTTTAATTTCAGTAATTTGCTCATTGACTCCAGTTTCAAGATTTTTTCTTGTATAGGTTGTTGTTTCACCAATATTTGAAAATTCATAAGCTAATTTAATCCATATTGAAAATAAATTCATAGCGTTATTAGCAAATCGAGCATCATTTCCACTCATTAATTTCAAGGTATTTTTTAATAAATTACCAATTGTTGAATGCAATGTTTCTAACAATGCTTTATTTTGAATTGTTGTATTTTTATCAAATTGCATTGATTTAAATGCTAAATCACCATACGTTTGAGCATTAATATCATCATCTAAATTGTAACCATCAGTTTTGCTTTGATAAAGCTTAGAAACTAAGGTAATGTAATTTTGTAATTTTTCTTTAATCTTAGATAATGTGCTAAGTTCATCTTCTTGCACCATAACATTATCTTTTAAGAACTTAAGTTCCATTTCTGTTAGTGAAACTTTTTTATTATTTTCAATTGCAGATTCAACTTTAGCCAAAATATTTTTAATTTTTGAAAGATCAAATGGATTAATTGTACTTTCATCAACCTTATTTTGATTTGGAGAAGAATTTAAATTACTAAACAAATCAAATTTTGTTAAGTTAAGAATGTCAAAGATAGAAATTTTACTATCTGATTTTTTAGGCATATTTAATTTTAGCTTGTCAAAAATAGCTGAGTGTTCAACTTCATTTGATAAGTTTAAAATCTTGATAATTGCATCTTGCAATGCATAGACTTTCCCATTAATATTCGTATTATCACCCTGCGTAATTGAAGATATAAATGAAGCTAAATATTCGATATCATTTAAAGCTTCAGTGTTAAAGTTTTCATATACCTTACCATTAGCTTGCACAGGATGTTTAATATGTCTAATTGATGATTCTAAAGCAGAAGCAAATTTGTTAACATCAATAATGTTAAATAGTTCAGTTAATCCTTCATTAATATTGTTATAGTAATTGTCAGTAGTTGAATTATTAATAGCTTTTTTAGTGCTTAATCTTTCAAAGAAAGATTTCATATCATTAATTTCTTGTTGAGATTGTTTGGTATTTTTTTCTCATTTTTTGAAAAGACTTGATTCTAAATGAGGATTTAAAATCTTGTTAAAATCAACTAAACTAATAAAACTTTTTAATGCAGTTTTAAATTTATAATCATCAATTGATTTAATAAAGTTTGCAATTATACGATCTCTTGACAATACTCAATATTCAACATTTGTTGCACCAAAATTACGATATGGATGTTGTTTATATCAATCTTGGATTGAATTTGAGAATTTCTCAAAATCTAATGCATTAATTAATTCTTTTAAAACATCAAAGATTTGTGAAACACCATTTTCTTTTAGATAATCAAATAATTTTGCGAATCCAATGTTAAGTCCTGGAATAATATTAAAGTCTATGTTAAATAAACCTAAAATTTTCTTAAATTCTGAGGCTAATTTAGTATTTGCAATTTGAATGCCATCGTTTGAAATTGATGATTCATATTTGTCTTTAAAATAATTAATTATTTTGGTAAAGACATTTTGCATAAACAAATTGCCACCAATATTTAAATATTTGTAGTTATTTGCAGCACGTCCATTAACATTTTCTAAAACATTATTAAGTAAATCAAATAAAACTTTTAATAATAAATTACTATTTGATTTAGAAGTTGCAAGTAATGTGTGATAGTCATTTTTTTCAATTGCACTAATTGCAGCATCAGCAATTAATTCAACATCATCACTAGATAAAACTTTTCCTAAATCGCTTTCTAGAATAACTTCTTTAGCAGCGTTTAGTAAGGTTCTTATAGTTTTGTTTTGAATAATGTCATTAGTAATTTGGCTATTAATTGCACCAAAGGCAACTGGAAGTGAATAAGCATTTTTATATTGTGGATTAACTCAAGCTCACCCATTCTTTCCAATTTCACCTCTAATTGTGTAGTTATTTGCAACTAGATAGTCATATAGTTCATCTAAAGTCATATAATCTTTTGCATTGGCAATTAATGCTTTCATTCAAACTTCATTATTTGAATATTCAT from Metamycoplasma salivarium harbors:
- a CDS encoding ABC transporter permease translates to MGRLFKEVFKSLARNKVTLICLTILIFLTSGIFTLFFDIKTSYTNTINSYDKISRLHDLSVDLDVNSSGLAPNGGFDQIDDKNKSSKTASKFKWTTADNSVDFSLTFPQGSEKFIQLKANMFGASTPNFSHPDYYIKAQDFMDFFLKSKKTGSGIEFEINKYDALSNIKESQNVTFDHAKKFSLSGNHEYKFDLYKKEGNSFIPLTNKITATKDDTFNLDKEMSLNDITRISYTGDGKGEYAINPISMYLNVKTKEATFDISKYNEWKSKGLAYVLSGDDVLKALGFEKQNDQWKYKATNQANADLKLQSPTSTDNDIKGTDKLISTFKLKNYLQDKNLSVDEYITETVFKSTGTKTDYELPKEWIRRHRKIGSYNWNRYVMNWNEADNEKDSNWKGSYFKFIRYLKDELPDVYNELKYFSVWTKTIEHKYLFGNQDNNQEKAESETTKINYGKDEHKHQFENPWSGTPLSQLVDRNWQNINYSNIDDIEKAIDKKYKEALDDPTKIDFKNYIEAKLKKITDTNEFKSKQNTIHDGTLEYARKVIIEELIKEVGRENLGIRQTMTVETVNESDSSKNVFHFINTGDEQTRIRGLIQNVGKMQNEHFRKTILSSSISNKNTDDFILKPTDPNLIKKIPSVYTKEIIKAIFDNYTPDPNYFTPDIRFESYYDFYEKTQIPRLMTNKKLLALTTAETENTSRGASLVGAIALASKDKYIFLKKGKLDEYSNNEVWMKALIANAKDYMTLDELYDYLVANNYTIRGEIGKNGWAWVNPQYKNAYSLPVAFGAINSQITNDIIQNKTIRTLLNAAKEVILESDLGKVLSSDDVELIADAAISAIEKNDYHTLLATSKSNSNLLLKVLFDLLNNVLENVNGRAANNYKYLNIGGNLFMQNVFTKIINYFKDKYESSISNDGIQIANTKLASEFKKILGLFNIDFNIIPGLNIGFAKLFDYLKENGVSQIFDVLKELINALDFEKFSNSIQDWYKQHPYRNFGATNVEYWVLSRDRIIANFIKSIDDYKFKTALKSFISLVDFNKILNPHLESSLFKKWEKNTKQSQQEINDMKSFFERLSTKKAINNSTTDNYYNNINEGLTELFNIIDVNKFASALESSIRHIKHPVQANGKVYENFNTEALNDIEYLASFISSITQGDNTNINGKVYALQDAIIKILNLSNEVEHSAIFDKLKLNMPKKSDSKISIFDILNLTKFDLFSNLNSSPNQNKVDESTINPFDLSKIKNILAKVESAIENNKKVSLTEMELKFLKDNVMVQEDELSTLSKIKEKLQNYITLVSKLYQSKTDGYNLDDDINAQTYGDLAFKSMQFDKNTTIQNKALLETLHSTIGNLLKNTLKLMSGNDARFANNAMNLFSIWIKLAYEFSNIGETTTYTRKNLETGVNEQITEIKRDLTLAQISNILQGLLELTQKDEIASLMKNYEKVINKIPGIGILGSDNQYNSKTLSLAYAHAETSLAAKLLENAIKNGSEFTNFFTNLKNNGIKDKTIENIKNLLLKHKTEFTYSLGYVASQSGNIEGTIPTNYLSVIKEFVKSFLPSENANKLQPLANSYYDLELLYKLALDSSKTSEILSVLNVSRALLNPLLMMSFPQVFASYLLSNNPNEGNIAYAIKQLFGNLNNLSTREIQELITPLFDKFVPSRKILSEQSDANIRLDMSYFSYIVNRKFKDKDDKDFILWDINITQALKKLLARIIEPISIYNYISYTDAGAYLAKVNYGYLSKNKKEVYQGDVSKYLSSPIEMERFIKSLPDKYKVKINSIEYLIIGEETTVDYLYPVTNEENLQVDTKNQALLYVNQKGFDRMRSAYPTFALKEYVLTKAPSQKGKFGKTIYEKGKSPTELRDKFNKFVSSITGSNTKKAYLNNETDPINPERMIRVITVRKIVDTIRNATIYLITLLIVLIAFIVYFIIKRYIEARNKVIGILRAQGYKTTEIALSFCAFGWIPTGVGCLFGYIVGLLLQKPTMNIFSSYWTLQNVAIPFHWFTMLITIIIPLIAVSALIFIITQISVKRKAIELMSGLVEVSIGNISQKISSIFRRATIKFKYILAMAINNFWKLISLMLAFSTTSLISMFFMSSNNTFNKSISQTYQHRNYRYKLDLESPTTEGGPYIPYNRNDIERYLYVPNDLAGGSSTTSGSQLDYANPNFLRPGYSFNTDVIQRRYDPTVLTKSSLDILMDLSVELSPWDITYANMPETQRARIAEIFKRVLSKMEATQNIFTSNANNTGPDGKICVIDPKKYLADKKAGKLEDLTNRKSYFAYMSGNGIDSSDDAKNKKFKFVEWDPNLQQYLKPIDVTTAKYRQEYRNFLVNAYKKIDLLDFFVSFAGIYWNENSNEKYTYASTEINGKNHRFYGYDVESRFIRAYSAYGEDLTKKLANYNWSKNEPIPLLINQVVAKQFNLGEGSELSAEMLNHVDRFAWRSLNLDESHKPKTKYTFKVIGISNTYINNEFITRKDILDKILGYDTLSKRLQDARKEELQALLLKNPKNAAQITKAFNKKYEAFNGILSNDKTPVQTIDTLTTYSSLGYWGAMSSYDVDNEPDSSIWDFFRRIFVSDPSQKFVSVYEHIVNSYNEAHNTNLDYKETLKKLMNVDDAKLEYYRTTPLNPNPSDLKAAREILTKFFGSEQSSIYGKNIMYGSSFNVDSKDIEAGFISGISSTANTVLTWFIIISFIIAIIILVVITNIMITSNQRSIATFSVLGYTNSERVFLFFFNFVPIILMACVLMIPVTYGLIALFNHFMLATSQTVLPLSLSISSIILSAAVCLGIFTITSIATWKALNKEKPIDILKGK
- a CDS encoding HinT-interacting membrane complex protein P80, which translates into the protein MPIKQKEKKAKVVLTTEQAAKRKKIILGSVWGTILTAAIVTGITVPVVQAQKALPTPDPIYKDEDVLYEQTDANGNKIQVKYGDIKKLDSNVNERRHLASEMQKHLIKYLYEQEREASLWYEAIYNANKLPADQKHFALDSIEDVRKKAQKEFSDLEEKLKTQYGYSKKWEEKLNEEMAKSEWGKSKTKADAIEYRTVEKLKTNANRRYTFEYNKDFTYSEVKNGITANSDISYTYNGQKKNVTLKPNGEGGNFVKGSTLYLQDFFAKENENYTLPAADSSELKVNTKDEYKVNMFTTKSYISSLKNPLSTPAKKSGESIRRRFLEPWLKKGQLLTSTFQLAAKPNLKDENKPWTVTKDEITKLFKFGVYNDDATNGAENNVLSLGIERLSKFKGLNPILDDPSLKDETIRAAKNDELALKNISSSSSNAAKYGSNGFQSLENRLSGKDPADYLPLLSMVMKTDTPDGKSIFQEHTKDDLFKDLRTKIIKEVLFKQAPDASSQYHELYTYLTNSANDNGKIIAKSNYTTAESTKYAKFNNLLKKRIDELDKDEFEKAAGKVFASVFGESATSNKINSIIKVNGNYVQVTSSGIKLLSVYDKLTDQNHKIDNILKLIKRDLEIKSKTNSPDYTQPVLDIENMFKNIVTDDFKVKELLNDDDFIKYIKEQKYKDLNSVEKSFNDEAIESVKFYESILNEVARGKLLDDKTNKLAEYVKKSINDNIIADFKKNGNNKFYIEGHDDSKYWNDGMVEYLYKAIQDFINKN
- a CDS encoding ABC transporter ATP-binding protein — encoded protein: MEKKDNKELKKQKKSKNVEKTIVVKTPITEGLGTRLSKAKEPYSIVDDDVNIKILDNKTLKKVRKANDSPRKKDDHALLQNSEGMIVEVKDVRKTYLSGNIATEVLKGISFSIKRGEIAILYGKSGSGKSTLLNIISALDRPSTGDVIVNNINLPYLSDRYQTLFRRQNISFIFQNYNLLQNLNSYDNVETGSYLQADKKKRLNIKDLFKQFDLENCMYKYPSQMSGGQQQRVSILRAIAKNSEIIVADEPTGALDEKTGHIVLKLLQQINRDYNATIIMVSHDPDIAVLADKVISLENGHIKEIIEQKRKSLLDDEIVTNQ